A region from the Halanaerobium saccharolyticum subsp. saccharolyticum DSM 6643 genome encodes:
- a CDS encoding bifunctional 2-keto-4-hydroxyglutarate aldolase/2-keto-3-deoxy-6-phosphogluconate aldolase, producing MSKVEDLKRVEETGIVAVVRAENAEKALKITEAVKKGGIDAIEITMTVPGAVDVIKQLTDEYSKDEILIGAGSVLDAETARACILAGAEYIVSPSLDQETIEMCNRYQKAVMPGAMSVTEVVKAMKYGADIVKIFPATLFGPKIIKAIKGPLPHAPLMPTGGVSLDNVKDWIKAGSLAVGVGSSLSKGAKTGDYEKVTETAKEFIRLIKEARAEMA from the coding sequence ATGAGTAAAGTTGAAGATTTAAAAAGAGTTGAGGAAACCGGAATTGTTGCTGTTGTTAGAGCTGAAAATGCAGAAAAGGCATTAAAAATTACTGAAGCTGTAAAAAAAGGTGGTATTGATGCGATTGAAATCACAATGACAGTCCCAGGTGCTGTTGATGTAATTAAACAGTTAACTGATGAATACAGCAAAGATGAAATTTTAATTGGTGCAGGATCTGTTTTAGATGCAGAGACTGCTCGTGCCTGTATTTTAGCTGGAGCAGAGTATATTGTTTCCCCTTCTTTAGATCAAGAAACAATTGAGATGTGTAACCGTTATCAGAAGGCCGTTATGCCTGGTGCAATGAGTGTAACAGAGGTTGTTAAGGCCATGAAATATGGTGCAGATATAGTTAAGATTTTCCCAGCAACTTTATTTGGACCTAAGATTATCAAAGCGATTAAAGGCCCTCTACCACATGCACCTTTGATGCCTACTGGTGGAGTTAGTTTAGATAATGTTAAAGACTGGATTAAAGCTGGTAGTTTAGCTGTTGGTGTAGGTAGTTCTTTAAGTAAAGGTGCAAAAACTGGTGATTATGAAAAAGTAACAGAAACTGCTAAAGAATTTATTAGATTGATTAAAGAAGCCAGAGCAGAAATGGCTTAA
- a CDS encoding sugar kinase, whose product MSKKVVTFGEIMLRLTPPDHQRFIQADTFNVIYGGGEANTAVSLANYGLDARFVTKLPNNPIGQAALNEVRRFGVDTNYIARGGDRLGIYYCENGASQRPSNVVYDRAHSAIAEAENADFDWEEIFADVDWFHYTGITPALSKKMSDVTLEAVKAAKKHGVKVSCDLNYRAKLWSKERAGQVMEGLMEYTDVVIANEEDAEMVFDIKSGSDITGGDLNVEGYKDVAKQLIDRFDLELVGSHLRISHSASNNGWLVILFDGENFVQSTKYEITIIDRVGGGDSFAGGLIYSLVTGKELQEAAEFGAAASALKQSIPGDFNHVSVKEVETLAGGNASGRVKR is encoded by the coding sequence ATGTCTAAAAAAGTTGTTACATTTGGAGAAATTATGCTGCGTTTGACCCCACCGGATCATCAGCGTTTTATTCAGGCTGACACATTTAATGTTATTTATGGTGGAGGAGAAGCAAATACTGCTGTATCTTTAGCTAATTATGGTTTAGACGCTCGTTTTGTGACTAAGTTACCTAATAATCCAATCGGTCAGGCTGCTTTAAACGAAGTACGCCGCTTTGGTGTTGATACTAATTACATTGCTCGCGGTGGAGACCGTTTAGGAATCTATTACTGCGAAAATGGTGCTAGTCAGAGACCATCTAATGTAGTTTATGATAGAGCTCATTCTGCAATTGCTGAAGCTGAGAATGCAGATTTTGACTGGGAAGAAATTTTTGCTGATGTAGACTGGTTCCACTACACAGGAATTACCCCTGCTTTAAGCAAAAAAATGTCAGATGTTACTTTAGAAGCTGTTAAAGCTGCTAAAAAGCACGGAGTCAAAGTCAGCTGTGACTTAAATTACCGGGCTAAGCTCTGGAGTAAAGAAAGAGCCGGTCAGGTAATGGAAGGTTTAATGGAATATACTGATGTTGTAATTGCTAATGAAGAAGATGCTGAAATGGTATTTGATATCAAGAGTGGTTCGGATATTACCGGTGGCGACTTAAATGTTGAAGGTTACAAAGATGTTGCAAAACAGTTAATCGATCGTTTCGACTTAGAATTAGTAGGAAGTCACTTAAGAATTAGCCACAGTGCTTCTAATAATGGCTGGTTAGTTATTCTCTTTGACGGCGAGAACTTTGTCCAGTCAACTAAATATGAGATCACTATTATTGACCGTGTTGGAGGAGGAGACTCTTTTGCTGGTGGTTTAATCTATTCTTTAGTAACTGGAAAAGAGCTTCAGGAAGCTGCTGAATTTGGTGCTGCTGCTTCTGCTTTAAAACAGTCAATACCTGGTGACTTCAACCATGTAAGTGTTAAAGAAGTAGAAACTCTAGCTGGTGGAAATGCTTCTGGTAGAGTTAAGAGATAA
- a CDS encoding sugar kinase, which produces MIDLVTIGETMAAMAPNEVGSLKYLNTFSKYIAGAESNVAIGVKRLGFNSGWISKLGKDPLGDYVEFFVRGEGVDVSQVKRDKEHRTGILIKEMHTTKEPKVFYYRENSAASCLTEEDIDQNYIKNARHLHLTGITPALSQSAQAAFFKALQVARENNLKISFDPNLRLKLWDSIEEMKKVMLKIIPQVNVLLPGVEEGEILLGQSDPEEIIKEFYEMMEPGSLIVLKIGAEGALYYQGDQIEHVEPYCVDNIVDLIGAGDAFAAGLITGLLRELPIQEAVELANLVGALCITVKGDIEGLPTWEQVEIYQGKKEEIHR; this is translated from the coding sequence ATGATTGATCTTGTTACTATTGGAGAGACAATGGCAGCAATGGCACCAAATGAAGTAGGTTCACTAAAATATTTAAATACTTTTTCCAAATATATAGCGGGAGCAGAATCTAATGTTGCAATTGGGGTTAAGCGGCTTGGTTTTAATTCTGGCTGGATCAGTAAACTGGGGAAAGATCCACTTGGTGATTATGTAGAATTTTTTGTACGTGGTGAAGGAGTAGATGTTTCTCAGGTTAAAAGAGATAAAGAGCACAGAACAGGGATCCTGATTAAAGAAATGCATACAACTAAAGAGCCCAAGGTTTTTTATTACCGTGAAAATTCTGCTGCCAGCTGTCTGACTGAAGAAGATATAGATCAGAACTATATAAAAAATGCCAGGCACCTTCATTTAACTGGAATTACACCGGCTTTAAGTCAGAGTGCTCAGGCGGCTTTTTTTAAAGCTCTGCAGGTAGCAAGAGAAAACAATTTAAAAATTTCTTTTGACCCTAATTTAAGGCTGAAACTCTGGGATTCTATTGAAGAAATGAAAAAAGTCATGTTAAAAATTATCCCTCAGGTTAATGTTTTGCTGCCGGGAGTTGAGGAAGGAGAAATTCTGCTTGGACAGTCTGATCCAGAAGAGATTATTAAGGAATTTTACGAAATGATGGAACCAGGATCTCTGATAGTACTCAAAATTGGAGCAGAAGGTGCTTTATATTATCAGGGTGATCAGATTGAACATGTTGAACCTTATTGTGTGGATAATATAGTTGATTTAATTGGTGCAGGAGATGCCTTTGCAGCTGGATTGATTACTGGACTTTTAAGAGAATTACCGATTCAGGAAGCGGTTGAACTTGCTAATTTAGTTGGCGCCTTATGTATTACAGTTAAAGGTGATATAGAAGGCTTACCCACCTGGGAGCAGGTTGAGATTTATCAGGGAAAAAAAGAAGAAATACACAGATGA
- the nrdJ gene encoding ribonucleoside-triphosphate reductase, adenosylcobalamin-dependent, which yields MSKSDMTVIKRDGREVAYSRDKITKAIYRAMIESGEDTTTEDDAEQVALDVESDLILDFYNEDQVPKVEEIQDLVEEKLMKAAYVTTAKAYILYRNKRQQSRLSRKKEKENPLLTNEFLSKYKHQPNPFPTELGEFIYYRTYSRWLEEEQRREYWWETVKRAVEYNCSLAPTTKKEAEKLYDNVYNLRNFLAGRTLWTASTESSKKYGMSNYNCSFTVIDSFKAYQDLFYLLMIGSGVGFRVLPRDVEKLPKIRTDIEVIHKYYEPVEKDERREYTDFDFDEDDVVTVNVGDSKEGWIQSLEYYFKFLVNHAYRPLKRIIFNYDSVRPKGEKLKTFGGTASGHQSLKRMFTKIDKLLKEKPDRDLDEINRVKLKPIDAMDLANIVAENVVSGGVRRSSQICLFSEGDKEIAQAKSNLYVKEDDEWVINKEISHRQMSNNSIFYEGKPSKEQLKWHVKQMRFSGEPGFINAVEGSRRRENFKGVNPCAEILLDSRGVCNLTSLNVMAFVDEEGNIEKERMFEAQKLSARSGYRMALIEFELPEWDQINKRDRLIGTSLTGWQDMKNAAGLNEAQEAELLEELKEVAHKAGREIAKEVGDNEPKLITTVKPEGTQTQMPTVSSGLHYSHSAYYVRRVRISASDPLARVCEELDYPINPEVGQNPDDPETLVVEFPVKAPEGEVKGDVDAIDQLETYKMFMENYVDHNASITVHVRDDEWEDVEEWLWENWNSVVGISFISYNDNFYDLMPYEEITEEEYNKRVEEMERFNPSLVSKYETEYLEREIDDASCETGACPVR from the coding sequence TTGAGTAAATCTGATATGACGGTAATTAAGCGGGATGGTCGAGAAGTAGCTTATAGTCGAGATAAGATAACCAAGGCTATTTATAGAGCTATGATTGAATCCGGCGAAGATACAACAACTGAAGATGATGCAGAACAAGTAGCTTTAGATGTAGAATCAGATCTGATATTAGACTTTTATAATGAAGATCAGGTGCCAAAAGTAGAAGAAATACAAGATTTGGTAGAAGAAAAATTGATGAAGGCTGCCTATGTTACAACAGCTAAAGCCTATATTTTATATAGAAATAAAAGGCAGCAGTCGAGATTATCCAGAAAAAAGGAAAAAGAAAATCCACTTTTAACAAACGAATTTTTGAGTAAATATAAACACCAACCCAATCCTTTTCCGACAGAACTCGGAGAATTTATTTATTATAGAACATATTCACGTTGGTTAGAAGAAGAGCAGCGCCGCGAATACTGGTGGGAAACAGTAAAAAGGGCTGTAGAATATAACTGTTCTTTAGCTCCAACTACTAAAAAAGAAGCAGAAAAACTTTATGATAACGTATATAATCTAAGGAATTTTTTAGCAGGGCGTACACTCTGGACAGCTTCTACAGAGTCATCCAAAAAATATGGAATGAGCAATTACAACTGCTCATTTACAGTTATTGATAGCTTTAAAGCTTATCAGGACCTTTTTTATTTGCTGATGATCGGATCAGGAGTTGGTTTTCGCGTACTTCCTCGTGACGTAGAGAAGTTGCCAAAAATAAGAACTGATATTGAAGTTATTCATAAATATTATGAACCTGTAGAAAAAGATGAACGAAGGGAATATACAGATTTTGATTTTGATGAAGATGATGTAGTAACAGTTAATGTCGGTGATTCTAAAGAAGGATGGATTCAGTCTTTAGAATATTATTTCAAATTTTTAGTAAACCATGCTTATCGCCCCTTAAAAAGAATTATCTTTAATTATGATTCAGTTCGTCCTAAAGGGGAAAAGCTTAAAACATTTGGTGGTACAGCTTCTGGTCATCAGAGCTTAAAGAGAATGTTTACTAAGATAGATAAATTATTGAAAGAAAAGCCGGATCGAGATCTTGACGAGATAAATCGCGTTAAATTGAAACCAATTGACGCTATGGATCTAGCAAATATTGTTGCTGAAAATGTAGTATCTGGTGGAGTTAGGCGTTCATCCCAAATCTGTCTCTTTAGTGAAGGTGATAAGGAAATAGCTCAGGCTAAGAGTAATCTGTATGTAAAAGAAGATGACGAATGGGTTATCAACAAGGAAATATCTCACCGTCAAATGAGCAATAATAGTATTTTCTACGAAGGAAAACCTTCTAAGGAACAGTTAAAATGGCATGTTAAACAGATGCGCTTTAGTGGAGAACCTGGATTTATTAATGCTGTCGAAGGTAGCCGCCGTCGTGAGAATTTCAAGGGGGTTAATCCCTGTGCAGAAATTTTATTAGATTCCAGAGGAGTTTGTAACTTAACTTCTTTAAATGTAATGGCTTTTGTTGATGAAGAAGGTAATATTGAGAAGGAAAGAATGTTTGAAGCTCAAAAACTTTCTGCTAGGTCTGGCTATAGAATGGCTTTAATTGAATTTGAACTACCAGAATGGGATCAGATTAATAAAAGAGATAGATTAATTGGAACTTCTTTAACTGGTTGGCAGGATATGAAAAATGCTGCAGGTTTAAATGAAGCTCAAGAAGCTGAATTATTAGAAGAACTGAAAGAAGTTGCTCATAAAGCTGGTAGAGAAATTGCAAAAGAGGTAGGAGATAATGAGCCTAAATTAATTACAACTGTTAAACCTGAAGGGACTCAAACTCAGATGCCAACAGTTTCTAGTGGTCTTCATTATTCTCATAGTGCTTATTATGTACGCAGAGTAAGAATTTCTGCTTCTGATCCACTGGCCCGTGTCTGCGAAGAATTAGATTATCCTATTAATCCAGAAGTTGGTCAGAATCCAGATGATCCAGAAACACTTGTTGTTGAATTTCCTGTTAAAGCTCCTGAAGGGGAGGTTAAAGGAGATGTGGATGCTATTGATCAGTTAGAAACATATAAGATGTTTATGGAAAATTATGTTGATCATAATGCCTCAATTACTGTTCATGTACGAGATGATGAATGGGAAGATGTAGAAGAATGGCTGTGGGAAAACTGGAATAGTGTTGTAGGTATTTCATTCATTTCTTATAATGATAATTTTTACGATTTAATGCCTTATGAAGAAATCACTGAAGAAGAATATAATAAGCGGGTGGAAGAAATGGAAAGATTTAATCCCTCTTTAGTTTCTAAGTATGAAACTGAGTATTTAGAAAGAGAAATAGATGATGCTTCTTGTGAGACTGGCGCTTGTCCGGTAAGATAA
- a CDS encoding MATE family efflux transporter gives MVLKSKSSRMGEEPIVKLLFKLSAPAIAGMLIQAMYNIVDSIYVGRLSTDALSALSISFPVQMFLIAVGVGTGVGTSSLISRLLGKGDNCRANNVAEHVFFIAIIYGILGGLLGIFYSENIVRLFTNDPILIDLGYQYINIILTGSIAIFIPATFNYILRGEGNTFLPMMTMIIGAVLNMIIDPFLIFGLGPFPQLGVAGAAYATVFSRFIGGIFIIFVLFSDKNELTLKLEDFEFDFQIIKEIYNIGIPAMANRLLFSVSIVFINLILGAFNSTAIAVMGLIFRMQSFFLMMVFGLTQGYLPIVGYNFGHNNPERMKKTIIVGNLAALSFGVIGFIIFQLFPGAIIKLFNSDPKLLNIGIGALKKVSLSYFFMVLNIIGVATFQAVGKGMPSFAITFLRQAILLVPGMYILGEIFGLDAVWFSFPIAESISFVIMISWLIATIKKSMNRMREEV, from the coding sequence ATGGTACTTAAATCAAAATCAAGTCGAATGGGTGAGGAGCCGATAGTAAAATTACTTTTTAAGTTATCAGCACCCGCAATTGCTGGTATGCTCATTCAGGCTATGTATAATATAGTGGATAGTATTTATGTAGGGCGTTTAAGTACAGATGCTCTATCTGCTTTATCTATTTCTTTTCCAGTTCAAATGTTTTTAATCGCAGTTGGTGTTGGAACAGGAGTGGGAACCAGTTCACTGATTTCAAGATTATTAGGGAAAGGGGATAATTGTCGCGCTAACAATGTAGCAGAACATGTTTTTTTTATTGCTATTATTTATGGAATTCTGGGTGGTCTACTTGGAATATTTTATTCAGAAAATATAGTCAGACTATTTACTAATGATCCAATTTTAATAGATTTAGGTTATCAGTATATTAATATTATTTTAACTGGTTCGATTGCAATCTTTATTCCTGCTACTTTTAACTATATTTTGCGGGGAGAGGGCAATACATTTCTACCAATGATGACCATGATTATTGGTGCAGTTTTAAATATGATTATTGATCCTTTTTTAATTTTTGGTCTGGGTCCATTTCCACAGCTTGGTGTGGCTGGGGCTGCTTATGCAACTGTGTTTTCAAGATTTATTGGTGGTATATTTATTATTTTTGTTTTATTTAGTGATAAAAATGAATTAACTTTAAAATTAGAGGATTTCGAATTTGATTTTCAAATTATAAAGGAAATTTATAATATTGGTATTCCAGCAATGGCAAACCGCCTGCTTTTTAGTGTGTCAATTGTATTTATCAATTTAATTTTAGGAGCCTTTAATTCTACTGCCATTGCTGTCATGGGGTTAATTTTTAGAATGCAGTCTTTCTTTTTAATGATGGTTTTTGGCCTAACACAAGGTTATTTACCAATAGTTGGCTATAATTTTGGCCATAATAACCCGGAACGTATGAAAAAAACTATTATAGTCGGTAATTTAGCAGCTTTAAGTTTTGGTGTGATTGGTTTTATAATTTTTCAACTGTTTCCAGGTGCTATTATCAAATTATTTAACAGTGATCCTAAACTCTTAAATATCGGAATTGGCGCCTTGAAAAAAGTAAGTTTATCTTATTTCTTTATGGTTTTAAATATTATTGGAGTAGCAACTTTTCAGGCGGTTGGCAAAGGAATGCCAAGTTTTGCCATAACATTTTTAAGGCAGGCAATTCTTTTAGTTCCTGGGATGTATATCTTAGGCGAAATTTTTGGACTGGACGCTGTTTGGTTTTCTTTTCCAATTGCTGAATCAATTTCTTTTGTAATTATGATCAGCTGGTTGATAGCTACTATTAAAAAATCAATGAACAGAATGAGAGAAGAAGTCTAA
- a CDS encoding ABC transporter ATP-binding protein: MSTAIKIRDINKTYGNLQALDDINLDIKEGEFFGLLGPNGAGKSTLIGILGGLVKKDSGTVTVLGKDIIDNYRETKKSLGIVPQEITFDPYFTVRETLEMHSGYFGIKDNSEKIDELLKALSLADKAEIGPRQLSGGMKRRLLIAKALVHDPKIIVLDEPTAGVDVELRNSLWNYVIQLNKEGKTIILTTHYLEEAEALCDRIAIMNKGKIVKVDSKESLINSIDKKIIKIKFADAVHGLEEELVEIDFKLNNNQRQIEIETAKKDLDKIMRKINALNLDIVDIDIESAKLEDVFIKLTNLGGDDN; the protein is encoded by the coding sequence ATGTCTACAGCAATAAAAATCAGAGATATAAATAAGACATATGGTAATTTACAGGCATTAGATGATATAAATTTAGATATTAAAGAGGGTGAATTTTTTGGCCTGCTGGGTCCTAATGGAGCCGGCAAAAGCACTTTGATTGGAATTTTAGGTGGTTTAGTGAAAAAAGATTCGGGAACAGTCACAGTTTTAGGCAAGGATATTATTGATAATTATAGAGAAACTAAAAAGTCTTTAGGGATTGTACCACAGGAAATAACTTTTGATCCTTACTTTACTGTTCGCGAAACTCTCGAAATGCACTCCGGTTATTTTGGGATTAAAGATAATAGTGAAAAAATTGATGAATTACTGAAAGCTTTGAGTTTAGCTGATAAAGCCGAAATAGGACCGAGACAGTTATCAGGTGGAATGAAGAGAAGACTTTTGATTGCTAAAGCACTGGTTCATGACCCAAAAATAATTGTTTTAGATGAGCCAACAGCTGGAGTTGATGTTGAGTTAAGAAATAGCCTTTGGAATTATGTAATTCAGCTAAATAAAGAAGGTAAGACAATTATTTTAACTACCCATTATTTAGAAGAAGCGGAGGCACTTTGTGATCGGATTGCTATTATGAATAAAGGTAAAATTGTCAAGGTTGACAGCAAAGAAAGTTTGATCAATTCTATAGATAAAAAGATTATTAAGATCAAATTTGCTGATGCAGTTCATGGATTAGAAGAAGAGTTGGTAGAAATTGATTTTAAACTGAACAATAATCAAAGACAGATTGAAATTGAAACAGCAAAAAAAGATTTAGATAAAATTATGAGAAAAATTAATGCTTTGAATCTAGATATTGTCGATATTGATATTGAAAGTGCAAAGTTGGAAGATGTCTTTATTAAGCTAACTAATTTAGGAGGTGACGACAATTAA
- a CDS encoding ABC transporter permease — translation MTTINNITFFSLVKREVARFSKVAIQTIFAPLISTGLYLIIFSYSFQNREVAGYGIPYIDFIVPGLIMMSLIQNSFANTSSSLIGAKYNGIIIDFLLAPFSYIELTLGFMIGGMVRGMLVGSVTYLVATFFYGGAVAHPLLALFFAFLVSSIFSLFGIVAGLWAEKFDHVSIFSNFFITPLTFLSGVFYSVKGLPGIWSTVSLFNPVFYMVDAFRYAFVGQSDITPAFSALVISSLVIILLSLVTYLFKIGYKVKS, via the coding sequence GTGACGACAATTAATAATATCACTTTCTTTAGTTTAGTTAAAAGAGAAGTTGCAAGATTTTCTAAAGTTGCGATTCAAACTATATTTGCTCCTTTAATTTCAACTGGCTTATATTTAATTATATTTTCGTATTCTTTTCAGAATCGGGAGGTTGCCGGTTATGGAATACCTTATATTGATTTTATTGTTCCTGGTTTAATTATGATGAGTTTGATTCAGAATTCATTTGCCAATACTTCCTCATCTTTAATTGGAGCAAAGTATAATGGGATAATAATTGACTTTCTACTGGCCCCTTTTTCTTATATTGAACTTACCTTAGGTTTTATGATTGGAGGAATGGTTAGGGGAATGTTAGTGGGTAGTGTAACATATTTAGTAGCTACATTTTTTTATGGGGGAGCAGTTGCCCATCCGCTTCTAGCATTATTTTTTGCTTTTTTAGTCTCTTCAATTTTCTCTCTTTTTGGAATAGTTGCTGGTTTATGGGCGGAAAAGTTTGATCACGTGTCTATTTTTTCTAACTTTTTTATCACCCCATTGACTTTTTTAAGCGGAGTTTTTTACTCTGTTAAGGGACTGCCGGGAATTTGGAGTACGGTATCTTTATTCAACCCGGTCTTTTATATGGTTGATGCTTTTCGTTATGCTTTTGTCGGCCAGTCTGATATTACACCAGCTTTTTCGGCTTTAGTAATCAGTAGTTTGGTGATTATTTTGTTATCATTAGTTACTTATTTATTTAAGATTGGTTATAAGGTTAAGAGTTAA
- the djlA gene encoding co-chaperone DjlA: MAWMGKILGGTVGWSFGGPLGAVIGAAIGNHFDKNNFASSQFGQQQKNNLNQQEEKQTIFFTSIFSMLAKFAQADGTVSRSEIKTIDRFIKNELKLQGDARELAIRIFDEAKRKNNSFTEYAQQFYDNFKSEQTLVLGMFDLLMKVAVADDDFHHKEEEYIKKAKRIFKLNDSQYESIRSQYVETADLEKYYKILECSPEADFKEVKRKYRKKAKEFHPDNVIGKGLPEEFVDFAEQEFKKINDAYEKIKEHKTA, translated from the coding sequence ATGGCCTGGATGGGTAAAATTCTTGGAGGAACAGTTGGCTGGTCTTTTGGTGGCCCTTTAGGGGCGGTGATTGGGGCAGCTATTGGTAATCATTTTGATAAAAATAATTTTGCTTCGAGTCAATTTGGACAGCAGCAGAAAAACAATTTGAATCAACAGGAAGAAAAGCAAACTATCTTTTTTACTAGTATCTTTTCAATGTTGGCTAAGTTTGCACAAGCAGATGGTACTGTCAGTCGATCTGAGATAAAAACTATTGATCGTTTTATTAAAAATGAGCTTAAGCTGCAGGGAGATGCTCGCGAATTAGCAATTAGAATTTTTGATGAGGCTAAAAGAAAAAATAATAGTTTTACAGAATATGCACAGCAGTTTTATGATAATTTTAAAAGTGAACAGACTCTTGTTTTAGGGATGTTTGATTTATTGATGAAGGTTGCAGTAGCAGATGATGATTTTCATCATAAAGAAGAAGAATATATTAAGAAAGCTAAAAGAATTTTTAAACTAAATGATAGTCAGTATGAAAGCATCAGATCTCAATATGTAGAAACAGCTGACTTAGAAAAATATTATAAAATATTGGAATGCTCACCTGAGGCTGATTTTAAGGAAGTTAAGCGTAAATATCGGAAAAAGGCAAAAGAATTTCATCCGGATAATGTAATTGGTAAGGGTTTACCGGAAGAATTTGTAGATTTTGCCGAGCAGGAATTCAAAAAAATTAATGATGCTTATGAAAAAATAAAAGAACATAAAACAGCTTAA
- a CDS encoding 2-hydroxyacid dehydrogenase: MKIVMIEPINISMLKIEEYRQTLEAGGHQLIAYSARAESNEEMVKRAEDADILIIANQPLPAEVINSAKNLKMISVAFTGFDHIAMDACRENDILVSNSSGYANQAVAELVFGLTIDLMRKINDSNTAVRAGKTRAGLIGNELAGKNFGIIGFGSIGQKTARIADAFGCNILVDNHKKHQAGEELGVEYLPIPELMQKSDIVSLHVPLKDSTVDLIDAEEIALMKNSSILINTARGPVVNSKALAEALNEEEIAGAGIDVFEIEPPIPKDHPLLNAKNTILTPHTAFATEEAFIKRAEIVFANIEAWLAGKPQNVVS; this comes from the coding sequence ATGAAAATAGTGATGATTGAACCAATTAATATTTCTATGCTTAAAATTGAAGAATACAGGCAGACACTTGAAGCTGGGGGTCATCAGCTGATTGCTTATTCTGCTAGAGCAGAGAGCAATGAAGAAATGGTAAAAAGAGCAGAAGATGCTGACATTTTAATTATAGCCAATCAGCCCTTACCTGCAGAAGTAATCAATTCTGCTAAAAATTTAAAGATGATTTCAGTTGCTTTTACCGGTTTTGATCACATAGCAATGGATGCCTGCCGCGAAAATGATATCTTAGTTTCCAATTCTTCTGGGTATGCAAATCAGGCTGTGGCTGAACTCGTTTTTGGTTTGACAATTGACTTAATGCGTAAGATTAATGATTCTAATACTGCAGTTAGAGCTGGAAAAACTCGAGCTGGTCTAATTGGAAATGAACTGGCCGGCAAAAACTTTGGCATAATCGGTTTTGGTTCAATTGGTCAGAAGACTGCTCGGATTGCAGATGCCTTTGGCTGTAATATTCTAGTTGATAATCATAAAAAACATCAAGCTGGAGAAGAACTTGGAGTAGAATATCTGCCAATTCCTGAACTGATGCAGAAAAGTGATATAGTCAGTCTGCATGTTCCACTCAAAGATTCAACTGTAGATTTAATTGATGCAGAAGAGATTGCTTTAATGAAAAATAGTTCAATCTTGATTAATACAGCGCGGGGACCTGTAGTTAATAGTAAAGCACTGGCTGAAGCTTTAAATGAGGAAGAAATTGCTGGAGCTGGAATTGATGTGTTTGAGATAGAGCCACCTATCCCTAAAGATCATCCACTTTTAAATGCTAAAAATACTATTTTAACACCTCATACTGCTTTTGCAACTGAGGAAGCTTTTATTAAAAGAGCTGAAATAGTTTTTGCTAATATTGAAGCCTGGTTAGCTGGCAAGCCGCAGAATGTTGTAAGTTGA